The Chloroflexia bacterium SDU3-3 genome includes the window CCGTGGCCGATGCCATGAGCCACCTGCGCTACGGCTACCGCTTCGGCGCGGTGCGCCCGATCGACGTGGTCGGCAGCATCAGCCCCAGGCCGCTGTTGCTGGTGCACGGCAGCGCCGACGACCTCATCCCGGTGCAGCAGGCCCACGCCCTGCTCGCCGCCGCCCGCGAGCCGAAGCAGCTGTGGGTCTACGAGGGCGTCGATCACTGCGGGGCCTACTTCGCCGACCGCCCCGGCTACTGCCAGCGCGTTTCGGCCTTCTTCGACCAGTACCTGGGCAGCGTGGAGGCCGAATAGCCATGCGCTTCGACATCCTGACGCTCTTCCCCGAGATGTTCGCGGGGCCGCTGACCGAGAGCATCATCAAGCGGGCCATCCAGGCGGGCCATATCGACGTGGCGCTGCACAACATCCGCGACTGGGCCACCGATAAGCACAAGTCGGTGGATGACACACCCTACGGCGGCGGAGCGGGCATGGTGATGAAGCCAGCGCCGCTGGCCGCCGCCATCCGCGCCGCCAGGGGCCAGGGCGGCGAGCGCACGCTCACCCTGCTGATGGCCCCCGACGGCGTGCCCTTCACCCAGCGTGTGGCCGAGGATCTGGCGGGCTACGACCGGCTGGTGCTGCTGTGCGGGCGCTACGAGGGTGTAGATGAGCGCATCCGCGAGACCCTGATCGACCGCGAGGTCTCGGTGGGCGATTTTGTGCTCACTGGCGGCGAGCTGGCGGCCATGATCGTGCTGGATGTGGTGTCGCGCCTAGTGCCGGGCGTGCTGGATGCGGCCTCGCCGGTCGAGGAGTCGTTTGGCGGCGGCCTGCTGGAGTACCCGCAGTACACCCGCCCGCTGGAGTGGGAGGGCCGCAGCGTGCCCGACATGCTGCGCTCGGGCAACCACGCCGCGATCGCCACATGGCGGCACCAGCACCGCCTGGCGCGCACCCTGCGCAAGCGCCCCGACCTGCTGGAGATAGCCCCGCTGGCCCCCGCCGACATCGCCTACCTGCGCTCGCTGGGCTGGCAGGGCGGCCCCAAAAAGCGCTAGCCGGTGCTACAACACCCGATCATTTTGACTATATATTTGATCAAAGGCCCTAAGTTCTGTATAATTGCCCCGCCTCAGCTACCTTGTCGAGGCCCGCAGGATGTGCGCCGCTGTCGTTTTGCCCTTCCCCACGCGCACGCTGCAAATGACCTATGCCTCTCTAGGAGGCAAAACAGGAGGACCGATGTTCGGCAATAATAAGAAGGTTCAGGCGGCACCGCAACCGGCGCTTAATGGCAAACCTGAGACCATCGTTGGTGCGAACACCACCTTTGTCGGCACCATCAAGACCGACGGGAACGTGCGCATTGATGGGAGCATCGAGGGCGACATCGAGATCCTCGGCAATCTGATTATTGGCGAAACAGGCCGCGTGATCGCCACCATCAAAGCCCAGAACGTCCACGTTTCGGGCGCGGTGAAGGGTGAGATCACCGCAGTGGATCAGCTTGAGATCTCGCCCACCGGCAAGGTCTGGGGCGACATCACCACCGCCGCGCTGCACATCGAGCCGGGCGGGCTGTTCCGCGGCCAGAGCGCGATGATCTCGAATATCGACGAGCCGCTGCTGCTTGAGGCCCCGCGCACCCGCGAGTAGGCCGCCTGTGGCATCCTATAGAGCTGCTTCTCCTGCGCAGACAGCTGGCATCCCCACCCCATGGGGCGCTAGCGATCTGCGCGGTTTTATTCCTATCGGGGGTCGTAGAAACCATGGCACGTAAGCGTCCGCGCACACTCACTTCCTCGCCCTGGCACCACCGCCTGGCGCGCTTCGGCAGCCCCGGCGTGCTGATCGCCACCGCCGCGCTGGTCATGCTCTCGCTGTGGCTGCTGGTGGGCCTAGTCGAGCAGGTGCTCACCGGCGCGCGCCAGGATGCGCTGCTGGTCCAGCGCCGCGACGAGATCGCCACCATCGAGGCCCAGAACAGCCTGCTGGCCACCCAGGTGGCCGTGGCCACCTCGCCCGCCTACGCCGCGCAGGTGGCGCGCGAGCAGCTGGGCTACGCCGCCGAGGGCGACACGGTTATCCTGCCCAGCTTCCCGCAGGTCACGCCCATCGCCAGCGATCCCACGCCTGCGCCCATCCCCGCGCCCTCGCCGCAGGCCAACTGGCGCGGCTGGGCCAGCGCCTTCTTCCCCCCCGCGCCGACATCGACCCCCATCCCATAGACATAAAAAGGCGGCTGGGTTAACCCCAGCCGCCAGTATCGCCACGCCGCAGCTGCTAGAGCCGCGTGGTCTCGCCGGTGCTCGGCACCTCGCTGCCGCTCTCGGCGGTGATCGGCACGTGCTGCGCAGGCCGCACAGGGGCAGAGCCTACCTTGGGGGCCTTGACCATGGCGATCAGACCCTGCACTTGGTCGTCGACCGCCTGCTCGCGCCCGCGCATCAGGATGCTCGCGCCGGCCAGCAGCAGCACGCCTGGGAACACCAGGTGCACCAAGAAGAGCAGCCCCAGGCCGCAGAGCCACAGGCCAGCCTGCACGGCCTGCGCCGTCTGGCCCTGGCTGCGCTGCCGCAGGTAGGCGTACACGCCAGCCGCCACCAGCGCGGCGGGCAGCACCAGCCAGCCCAGGTTCAGCCACCACACAAGCCCAACGCCGATCAGAACAGAACCAACGACAACTTGCTGTCGATTCATCGCTTGTCTCCTTATCTTGCTCCCTATGCGGGGAGCGCCGCTGGTCATACTACGACCGCGCGCCCGCCAGTGTTGCAGCGCGGCGGAGATGCTACAATAGGCCTATGCAATCACCTACCACACTCTCGGTCATTATCGTCACGTGGAATGGCCTGGCGCATCTGCCGCGCTGCCTGGCCTGCCTGTGCCCCCAGCTGCCGCCCGATGCCGAGGTCATATTGGTCGATAATGCCTCGACCGATGGCACCGCGCCCTGGGTGCGCGAGCACTACCCACATGTGCGGCTGCTGG containing:
- the trmD gene encoding tRNA (guanosine(37)-N1)-methyltransferase TrmD, which translates into the protein MRFDILTLFPEMFAGPLTESIIKRAIQAGHIDVALHNIRDWATDKHKSVDDTPYGGGAGMVMKPAPLAAAIRAARGQGGERTLTLLMAPDGVPFTQRVAEDLAGYDRLVLLCGRYEGVDERIRETLIDREVSVGDFVLTGGELAAMIVLDVVSRLVPGVLDAASPVEESFGGGLLEYPQYTRPLEWEGRSVPDMLRSGNHAAIATWRHQHRLARTLRKRPDLLEIAPLAPADIAYLRSLGWQGGPKKR
- a CDS encoding septum formation initiator family protein, with product MARKRPRTLTSSPWHHRLARFGSPGVLIATAALVMLSLWLLVGLVEQVLTGARQDALLVQRRDEIATIEAQNSLLATQVAVATSPAYAAQVAREQLGYAAEGDTVILPSFPQVTPIASDPTPAPIPAPSPQANWRGWASAFFPPAPTSTPIP
- a CDS encoding polymer-forming cytoskeletal protein; this encodes MFGNNKKVQAAPQPALNGKPETIVGANTTFVGTIKTDGNVRIDGSIEGDIEILGNLIIGETGRVIATIKAQNVHVSGAVKGEITAVDQLEISPTGKVWGDITTAALHIEPGGLFRGQSAMISNIDEPLLLEAPRTRE